The genomic window AATTTTGCCAAAAGGAGTCTTATTACAAGACCGTAAATATATATAAATTCAGTAAGGAATTTTCCACTAATAAGTATATTCCGTTCTTGGAAGCTTATTGTAAAGCCCTCGGTAATAATGAATACTACGAACAAGTTCTAAAGGTAATATCCTTATTAGACAGACCGGATTTAAAGGCCTTGACGATTACAACCGAAAAATGGTATGAGATAGATGACCAACAGGACTTAAATAATGCGGAAGCCTTATTTTCGGAAGGCAAGCAAGCATTATCTTTATACGGCAAACGTTACGGTGGATACTGGCGTTTCCCTATGTTATTGGATTTCTGCTATCTCGTCAACCCTTATTTCCCAAATACCCGATTGAAGGAAGAAATGAAAGCCAATTTCGATACTCTCCTTACCGAATATCCTTCCGGTATGCAAGAAAACGCTCAACTAGCCGCCCGTTATGCGGGAATATCCTCCGAACAAATCATCGTAGGAAACGGAGCGGCCGAGTTAATCAGTGGTTATATGCGTATGACCTCTAAGTATACCACAGGAGTTATATTACCAACATTCGAGGAATACCCGAACCGTTTGGCCCCTAAGCAGCTGGTGTATTATACTCCCAGCAACCGAGACTTCTCTTATACTGCTTTAGACATTATATCTTTCTTTGATAACAAAGCGATTGAGCAACTTTTGATAATTAACCCTGATAACCCATCTGGAAATTTATTATCTAAAAATGAGATATTTGCGCTAGTCGAATGGTCCGAACGAAAAGGGATTCGTTTAATCATAGATGAATCTTTCCTTGATTTCGCAAATCCTGAAAATAAACTTTCCCTGTTAGATAAAGAGCTTTTAAACAAATATCCACATTTGATTGTCATTAAGAGCATATCAAAGTCATACGGCGTTCCCGGATTACGATTAGGTTTCTTAGCGTCGGGAAACAAAGATCTCATAAGAACGTTGAAAAAAGACATATCGATTTGGAACATCAACTCCTTCGCTGAATTTTATATGCAGATTTTCGTGAAATACAGTGATGACTACGACAAAGCCTGCCATAAATTCTTAAACGAAAGAGAGCGTTTCTTCCAGAATCTACAGGCAGTCTCATATCTTAGGGTTATTCCTTCCGCCGCAAATTATTTCTTATGTGAAGTAACCGATACTTACACATCGGAGGAACTTTGTAGCTCTTTATTGTCGGGAAATAATATCTTGATAAAAAACTGTGGAACTAAAGCAGGGTTTGAAGGGAAACAATATATCCGAATCGCTATCCGGAACAAGGAAGACAATGATAAGCTAATAGAAGCGCTGACTTCATTGAATAAATAAGGAAGTTCAATCCGGTCTTTATTATATGGAAATAAAAAAGAAGCTCAAGAATCCTATGGTTATAAATTTTATCTCCTTGGCATTGCTCCAAGGAGTTAATTATTTATTACCTTTATTATCATTCCCTTTTCTTTTCAGAGTACTCGGTGTAGAACGCTGGGGGCTCGTGACGTTCGGCTATGCCTTGATGCAATATTTCATTATGTTTACGGATTTTGGCTTTAACCTATCAGCCACGAAATATATCTCTGAGCATAAAACGGATTTAGGTAAAATCAACTCTTACCTAAATAGCACAATGCTTGGACGTTTCTTTTTATGTGGGGTCAGCTTCGCCATACTACTCATTCTGATCACTTGTTTTGATAAGTTTAAGTCAGAATCTTCTTTTTATCTCCTATATTTTGGCATGATCATAGGCAATGTTATGTTTCCTATGTGGTTTTTTCAAGGCATGGAGAATATGAAATACATTACGGTATTCAATATCGTAGCGAAATCATTGAGTTTCCTTCCCTTTTTCATCTTCATTCGAAAACCGGAAAATTATATATACGTACCGATATGCTATAGTTTTGGCTTTATTCTTGCCGGGATCGTTAGTATCTTTATTGTTTACTTCAGAATGGGGATGAAATGGTACTTCACATCAATCGAAGAAGTTAGTAACTCCTTAAAAGATAGTTCCACTTATTTTCTCTCCCGGGCCTCTACCTCTTTGTTCACCACAAGCAACTCGTTTCTATTGGGTTTGATTTGCGGAAACACAGCGGTGGGTTACTATTCGGCAGCAGAGAAGCTATATCAAGCGTACAATCAGTTATTGACACCATTCACTGGGGTTTTATTTCCGCATATAGCGAAAAGTAGAGATGTCTTGTTCTTTAAAAAAGTATTCTATAGAATAACATTCTCCAACTTCTTTTGCGTAACGACCGTACTTTTATTCTCAAGTTATGTATTAAGATTTGTCTATGGGACAGCCGATCCGGATATCTTAGAAGTATTCCGGATACTTGTAATCGCTTGTTTCGTAACCATCCCCTCTATGTTACTAGGATATCCATTTCTGGCGGCCATGGGGCACCCTCTATATACGAACTATACAGTTATGACCACCTCCATGGTACACATC from Parabacteroides distasonis ATCC 8503 includes these protein-coding regions:
- a CDS encoding aminotransferase class I/II-fold pyridoxal phosphate-dependent enzyme — protein: MQAIILAAGMGKRLKELTKNNTKCMIKVHNQTLIERMLKQLEALSLKRIIIVIGYKGEKVRELIGDKINNTPVLYVENNVYDKTNNIYSLYLAKNYLVEDETILLESDLIFENSILSKLINHPYPNLAVVAKYQSWMDGTVVRLDEDNNILNFISKKAFQFCQKESYYKTVNIYKFSKEFSTNKYIPFLEAYCKALGNNEYYEQVLKVISLLDRPDLKALTITTEKWYEIDDQQDLNNAEALFSEGKQALSLYGKRYGGYWRFPMLLDFCYLVNPYFPNTRLKEEMKANFDTLLTEYPSGMQENAQLAARYAGISSEQIIVGNGAAELISGYMRMTSKYTTGVILPTFEEYPNRLAPKQLVYYTPSNRDFSYTALDIISFFDNKAIEQLLIINPDNPSGNLLSKNEIFALVEWSERKGIRLIIDESFLDFANPENKLSLLDKELLNKYPHLIVIKSISKSYGVPGLRLGFLASGNKDLIRTLKKDISIWNINSFAEFYMQIFVKYSDDYDKACHKFLNERERFFQNLQAVSYLRVIPSAANYFLCEVTDTYTSEELCSSLLSGNNILIKNCGTKAGFEGKQYIRIAIRNKEDNDKLIEALTSLNK
- a CDS encoding oligosaccharide flippase family protein encodes the protein MEIKKKLKNPMVINFISLALLQGVNYLLPLLSFPFLFRVLGVERWGLVTFGYALMQYFIMFTDFGFNLSATKYISEHKTDLGKINSYLNSTMLGRFFLCGVSFAILLILITCFDKFKSESSFYLLYFGMIIGNVMFPMWFFQGMENMKYITVFNIVAKSLSFLPFFIFIRKPENYIYVPICYSFGFILAGIVSIFIVYFRMGMKWYFTSIEEVSNSLKDSSTYFLSRASTSLFTTSNSFLLGLICGNTAVGYYSAAEKLYQAYNQLLTPFTGVLFPHIAKSRDVLFFKKVFYRITFSNFFCVTTVLLFSSYVLRFVYGTADPDILEVFRILVIACFVTIPSMLLGYPFLAAMGHPLYTNYTVMTTSMVHITGLAILYVCGMIAPITVAMMVVVSETLLFLFRIWGIRRFGLFRA